A region of the Amycolatopsis sp. cg13 genome:
GGCTCACGATGTTCACCGCGCGCGTGGCGCAGTACAGGAACAGGATCACCGCGCCGACCGCGAGGGTCCGCAACGTCCGGCGCAGCCACACCCTCGACGTGCTTCGCGCGTACGGCAGGCACTGCAGGTAGATCGTCACGCACGGCACTGCCTGCGAAATGATGAACAGCAGCAGGTAGGTGAGGATGACCGGGTCCTTGCTGCCCACGGCGAACGCGGTGCCCGGCGTGCCCGGCTTGTTGCCGATGAAGAACAGCACGGTCAGCACCACGAACAGCACCGCGCCGGAAACGATCCACGCGCGGATCTGGGCGCGGATCTCCGACGGCGGATTCGCCCACAGCATCAGGAGGAGCTGCGCGCTGATGCAGTACGCGACCGCGGCCAGGTGCAAGATCAAGATCGCCAGATTCGGTATCCCGAACAGCGAGCCGATGCTGAGCGAGATCGCGCCGAGGGTGAACGTGACGCACTGCAGGATCAGCGTCGTCATCAGCACGATGTAGGCCGGGTCGCGCCACGAGCGGCGCATCGAGAAAAGCTTGTACAGCAAGGCCGCGTACGAGGAGACCGCCGACAAGGAGAACAGAATGATCTTCAGGGTGTTCACTCGCGCCCCCGGATTGCGGTCAGTGCCCGGTGGGCGGAACGGTGTGCGCGGCGACCTTGGCGGAATTGTTCACGATCGGCGACCATACACCACCGCAACGTGCTGAACTAGGGCCGGAAAACGGGTTCTGGCCTGGGCGAATTCCGGGTGGAGCCGGGGTGTCGGCAGCCTGGTCGAGACCAGTCCGCCGCGACGGTCCGGTGAACGGCGGACGGCCGGTTCGTGAACGGCCGCAACGGGATGCGCTGGTGGCTAGGGTGTCGCCATGGGTTTTCAGGCGGTGCTCGGATACGGACCGGCAGGGGCGGCCACCGCGGCTTTGCTGGCTGAACAGGGCGAGCGAGTGCGGGTGATCGCCCGTTCGCCCCGAGAGAACGAACCGGGGCTGGAGCACGTCGCGCTCGATGCCGCCGACCAGGCCGCGCTCATCGAAGCGACCAAGGGCGCGACCGCGATCTACAGCTGCGCGAGCCCGCCTTATCACCGGTGGGCGACGGATTGGCCGCCGCTGCTGGACTCGATCTGCGCCGCGGCCGAAACGAACGGCGCGCTGCTGGTGTCGCTGGGGAATTTGTACGGCTATGGGCCGGTCGACGGTCCGCTCACTGAGAATCTGCCGCTCGCGGCCACCGGGACCAAGGGCCGGATCCGGGCTTTGCTGTCCGGACATTTGCACGCATTGCACGACGAGGGCCGCATCCGGATGGTCGAGGTGCGCGCCTCCGATTTCTTCGGCCCCGGAGTGACCGACGGCGGACATCTCGCCGCCCGCGTAGTGCCGAACGTGCTGCGAGGGCGAAAGGTGCAGGTACTCGGCGATCCGGACGCGCCGCACAGTTGGAGCTACCTTCCGGATGTCGCGCGCACGCTGGTCGCGGCCGCGCGGGAAGAAAAAGCGTGGGGCAAGGCGTGGCATGTGCCGACTGGTCCGCCGCGGTCCGCCCGGGTGATGGTGGCGCTGTTGTGCGAGGCGGCCGGAGTGCCTCCGGTGCCGGTGCAACGCCTTTCCCCGATGTTACTGCGGGCTGCCTCCCTCGTTTCGCCGCTGTTACGCGAGTTGGGGGAGGTCCGCTACCAGTTCGACCGCCCGTTTGTCCTGGATTCCCGTGCGGCACAGGAATTTTTCGATATCGAACCGACGGCGGAGAAAGATCAATTCGCCGCGACCGTGGCCTGGTGGCGTGATCGCTTGGCTACCGTGAGTTGAGTTGTCTGTGCATTCCTCCGCAGATTGCCCAATGCCCTTGAAAAACCGGGTAAGAACGGGCAATCTCGGTGTCGACTGGGTGGGAATCGGCACGAGGAAGTCATGCCATGGGGTCTGCTGCATCTGGGTGGGAAGAATCCGAAAATAGCCAGGACATCGCCGTTGTCGGAATGGGATGCCGTTTTCCGGGAGCGCGCAACGTCAACGAGTACTGGGATCTGCTGAGCGAGCCCAAACCGCAGTTTCGGCGAGTGCCGGATTCGCGGTGGCGGCGCGAAGCGTTCTACAACGACGATTTCCGGGACAGCACCGCGGTCTACTCCGACCGCATGGCGCTGCTGGAGGACGTCGGCGACTTCGACGCGGGGCACTACAAGATCCCGCCGCGGCGGGCCAAATCGCTCGACCCGCAGCACCGGCTGCTGGTCGACTTGACCCGGGAAGCGCTGCAGGACGCGGGATGGGAAGCGGGGGGCTTCGACCGCGACGACACGTCGGTGATCATGTCGCTCAGCGACAGCGGTTACCGCGACATGAGCACGTTGCACCTGCGACTAAAGCAGCTGATCGGCGGCGAGTTCGGCCGGGCGGGCGATCCGGCGATGGCCGAGGCGGCGTCCGCGGTCAGCGGCCTGCACGCCACCGCGATGGCCGGGCTGCTGCTCAACATGGGGCCGAGTTCGATCAGCAACGTCTTCGACCTGCACGGCGAGAGCTACGCCCTCGACTCGGCCTGCTCCGGCGGGCTGACCGCGGTGGCGAACGCGGTGTTCGCGCTGCGGGCGGGCAGATGCCGGATCGCCGTCGCAGGCGGCGCGCAGCTGGTCCTGGCCCCGGACCTGTTCGTCGGCCTGTGCCGGATCGGCGCGATCTCGCGCACCGGCGAATGCCGCCCGTTCGACCGCCGGGCCGACGGTTTCGTGCTCGGCGAGGGGGCGGGCGTCCTGGTGCTGCGCCCGCTCTC
Encoded here:
- a CDS encoding MAB_1171c family putative transporter; this translates as MNTLKIILFSLSAVSSYAALLYKLFSMRRSWRDPAYIVLMTTLILQCVTFTLGAISLSIGSLFGIPNLAILILHLAAVAYCISAQLLLMLWANPPSEIRAQIRAWIVSGAVLFVVLTVLFFIGNKPGTPGTAFAVGSKDPVILTYLLLFIISQAVPCVTIYLQCLPYARSTSRVWLRRTLRTLAVGAVILFLYCATRAVNIVSPALGWHLGTWAIAPSVFSALGIVIVSFGLTMPSWGEHVSSVARWQRNYRSYRALYPLWHSLYESSPGIALEPPAEGDTDRRWSDLHYRLHRRVIEIRDGWRALRPYMDRADTPNGDQAMAEARKIRQALEAKTSGVTPAENQDNGAFDDHDAKTFAAEVAWLTQVSEAYAKLA
- a CDS encoding NAD-dependent epimerase/dehydratase family protein produces the protein MGFQAVLGYGPAGAATAALLAEQGERVRVIARSPRENEPGLEHVALDAADQAALIEATKGATAIYSCASPPYHRWATDWPPLLDSICAAAETNGALLVSLGNLYGYGPVDGPLTENLPLAATGTKGRIRALLSGHLHALHDEGRIRMVEVRASDFFGPGVTDGGHLAARVVPNVLRGRKVQVLGDPDAPHSWSYLPDVARTLVAAAREEKAWGKAWHVPTGPPRSARVMVALLCEAAGVPPVPVQRLSPMLLRAASLVSPLLRELGEVRYQFDRPFVLDSRAAQEFFDIEPTAEKDQFAATVAWWRDRLATVS